Part of the Flavobacteriales bacterium genome, TTACCATAGTTAATTAAATGCTTCCCTAGTTTTCTCACAAAGCTTTTTTTCAATCATGCTTCGTGTTAGATTAATCATGTTTTTAATCGCCTCGGGAGTCGACGATCCATGCCCTACCACAACAGGAGCGTTAACCCCTAATATTGGACTACCACCAAAATGTTGGTAATCGAACCTTTGAAAAAAGTTGTCCATTTCAAAATCTCTCTTCTTTAAGAGACCATGAATTTTTTCCATCGATTTAAGAACTACATTACCTGTAAATCCATCTGTTACGATAACATCAGTTCCTTCATCAAAAATTTCATTTCCTTCTACATTTCCTACAAAATTGAAGTCTTTAGAGTCCTCCATTAATTCGTAAGTGGCTTGAGTAAGAAGATTTCCTTTGCCTGGTTCCCTACCTAGATTAAGTAAACCGACTTTTGGATTATCAACGTTTAAGATAACATTGCTATAAAGAGAACCTAAAGTTCCAAATTGATACATCACATCCGATTTGCAATCTGCATTAGAGCCAACGTCTACAAGAACATTACACTCGCCATTTTCTTTTGGCATAAACGAGATTACGCAAGGCCTAATAACACCGGGTACGTTTTTTACACTGAACATGGCACCAGCCATCATTGCGCCTGTGTTGCCAGCTCCAGTAAAACCATCCAGATTTTTTTCTACGAGCATTTTAAAGCCAATAGAAATACTTGAGTTTCTCTTTTTACTGAGTGCCTTGATAGGAGAATCTTTCATCTCTATGACTTCATCGCAGTTGATTATTTCAAAATCATCCGGATTGCCACCCTCTTCTAGTATCGAAGATTTAATCTCATCTTCTTTACCAAGAAGAACTATCTCGATGTCGGAGTCAAGTTCTTTTTGTGCGAGTAATACACCTTGTATAGGTACAGAGGGTGCAAAATCGCTCCCCATAATGTCAATTCCAATCCTCATATTATAAGAGAAGGGTTATAACGAATGGGTGAACTTATACTGCTACTGCTTTTTCAACGGCTAATTTGCCTTTATAATACCCGCAATCTCCACATACGTGGTGATATTGTACAGGTGAATTACAGTTAGAACATACAGCTAAAGTAGTAGCCGACGCTTTATAATGCGTTCTTCTCTTATCTCTTCTACTTTTTGATATTTTTCGCTTAGGATGTGCCATAGTTATTATTAATAATTATACTAATTCTTTTAATTTGTCCCATCTGGGATCAGTACTTTCTTTTTCCGCTTTGTAATTATCCAGATTTTTCAATGCGCCTTTATCGCATGCGTCTTCTGGGTGAACTCTTTTTGCAGGTATTGCTACCGACACGCATTCATATACAAAGTGCGTTATTTCTAATTCTTGTTCAAAAGAGGTGATTTGCCAAACTTCTTCATCGAAGTTTTCGGACTCACCCAGTTTTACTATTAATTTTTCTTTACCATTTAAAGGCATACTATACGGTGATCCACAACTGTCGCACATTGTATCAATGTTGCCATTAAATCTCATATCTAACACCAACATGTTAGAACTCTTAACTAATTCAAGTTCAATGTCGATATTGCATGTTTCTATTTCTGAACTCTTAAAGTTCTCGAAAAAGCTTCCATCGATTTGGTACTCAAATTGATGAGTTTGGTCTTTTAAACCTGCCAGTGCAATACGTACGGTATCTAATACCTTCATTTTATCTCAAAAAGGGCTCAAAGTTAATCATTTCCACGTGATATTAAAAATGATTTTTAGTTGAAAACATTAACCGCCATTTAGCCTTTTAATTTAAAGCACAAATAACCGGAATTACAGTAATCTTCTGGCTTTCACGGCATCAACTGCTTTTAAAATGGCGCAGTGAAATGATAATTCCGAAGCCTGGTTTTTTCCAGCGATTTCAAAGGCCGTTCCATGATCCGGAGAAGTGCGAACAAATGGCAGTGCAGCGGTGAAATTCACACCAGAATTAAAGGTTAATGCTTTAAACGGAATTAGGCCTTGGTCGTGATACATGGCTAATATACCATCATATTTCTTAAATGCGCCAGAACCAAAGAGACCATCAGCAGGGAAAGGACCTTCTACATTAATTCCTTTATTAATTAGCTCAGCTATTGCTGGAGAGATAGTTGTTATTTCTTCTTTGCCCAATGTGCCATTATCTCCGGCATGTGGATTTAGACCTAAAATAGCAATATTCGGTTTATTGATTCCAAAATCTTGTTCTAGGCACGTAGAGAGCAACTCGGCTTTCTTGATTATAAGATCCTTAGTTATTTTAGTGGCAATTTCTGTGACGGGAATGTGACCTGTTACTACGGCAATACTTAAATCTTTAGATGTCATCAACATCAATGGTTCTTTGTCGCCACCCATATGTGCCAAATACTCTGTATGCCCTGGGTAATTAAAATTATCGGATTGGATATTGTTCTTATTAATCGGGCATGTAATAAGAGCTTCGATTTGTTTTTCTACAAGTTGATTGGTCGCCGCACTAAGAGACAGGTAAGAATAGTTTCCCATTTCTTTGGTCGATTTACCATATTCGATGGTCACTTTTTCTTCCCAGCATTCAATGACATTAACAAATCCGAGCTCTGCTTCCTGAGGAGAGTCTATAGTTTTTACTTTTAAACCAGATGCTTTGAATTTCTCTAAGCTATTAGTTATAACGTTGGTAGAGCCATAAAATATTGGGGTGCAATTAGCAGGTATTGGATGATTTGCAAAGGCTTTTAGAGCTACCTCTAAACCAACGCCATTAAGGTCTCCACAAGAAATTCCTAATCGAATTATGCTCATCAACTCTTATTTAGATAATTTGTCGAAGAAATTATAGAGTAATCGAACGCCGTACCCAGTGCCACCTTTGGCCTTGTAATTATCTGTAGCGGTTAAAAAAGCCGTACCAGCAATATCGATATGTAACCAAGGATAATCAATAAAGTTTTCTAAAAATTTACCAGCTGTTATTGCTCCTCCAGTTGGACCGCCAAGATTACTGAGGTCTGCAACATCTGATTTTATTTGATCAGAGTATTCGTCCCAAAAAGGAAATTCTACTAATCGTTCGTAAGTTTCATCACCAACTTCTTTCAAGTTTGCTTTTACTTTCTCCGATGCTGTGCCCATAAAAACGCTTCCTAGAGATCCAATTGCTGCATACGCAGATCCAGTTAGTGTAGCTAAATCTATCACCAGTTCTGGTTTGTATTTTTGAGCATAACTAAGTGCATCGGCTAAAATCAAACGTCCTTCTGCATCGGTGTTTTTAACCTCAACAGTCATCTTATTGTGCATGGTTATCACA contains:
- the plsX gene encoding phosphate acyltransferase PlsX — its product is MRIGIDIMGSDFAPSVPIQGVLLAQKELDSDIEIVLLGKEDEIKSSILEEGGNPDDFEIINCDEVIEMKDSPIKALSKKRNSSISIGFKMLVEKNLDGFTGAGNTGAMMAGAMFSVKNVPGVIRPCVISFMPKENGECNVLVDVGSNADCKSDVMYQFGTLGSLYSNVILNVDNPKVGLLNLGREPGKGNLLTQATYELMEDSKDFNFVGNVEGNEIFDEGTDVIVTDGFTGNVVLKSMEKIHGLLKKRDFEMDNFFQRFDYQHFGGSPILGVNAPVVVGHGSSTPEAIKNMINLTRSMIEKKLCEKTREAFN
- the rpmF gene encoding 50S ribosomal protein L32, with translation MAHPKRKISKSRRDKRRTHYKASATTLAVCSNCNSPVQYHHVCGDCGYYKGKLAVEKAVAV
- a CDS encoding DUF177 domain-containing protein → MKVLDTVRIALAGLKDQTHQFEYQIDGSFFENFKSSEIETCNIDIELELVKSSNMLVLDMRFNGNIDTMCDSCGSPYSMPLNGKEKLIVKLGESENFDEEVWQITSFEQELEITHFVYECVSVAIPAKRVHPEDACDKGALKNLDNYKAEKESTDPRWDKLKELV
- the pdxA gene encoding 4-hydroxythreonine-4-phosphate dehydrogenase PdxA, encoding MSIIRLGISCGDLNGVGLEVALKAFANHPIPANCTPIFYGSTNVITNSLEKFKASGLKVKTIDSPQEAELGFVNVIECWEEKVTIEYGKSTKEMGNYSYLSLSAATNQLVEKQIEALITCPINKNNIQSDNFNYPGHTEYLAHMGGDKEPLMLMTSKDLSIAVVTGHIPVTEIATKITKDLIIKKAELLSTCLEQDFGINKPNIAILGLNPHAGDNGTLGKEEITTISPAIAELINKGINVEGPFPADGLFGSGAFKKYDGILAMYHDQGLIPFKALTFNSGVNFTAALPFVRTSPDHGTAFEIAGKNQASELSFHCAILKAVDAVKARRLL